The following coding sequences lie in one Rutidosis leptorrhynchoides isolate AG116_Rl617_1_P2 chromosome 6, CSIRO_AGI_Rlap_v1, whole genome shotgun sequence genomic window:
- the LOC139855879 gene encoding lon protease homolog 2, peroxisomal-like encodes MADSVELPNRIGILPFRNKVLLPGAIIRIRCTSPSSVKLVEQELWQREEKGIIGILPVRDAAETISVGSMLTQGSGTNLGDRSLKAQIGLSDSHKIDGKSQQEPIHWHTRGVAARALHLSRGVEKPSGRVTYTVVLEGLCRFSVQELNTKGAYSTARISPLDMTKAEMERVEQDPDFITLSRQFKVTAMELISVLEQKQKTGGRTKILLETVPLDKLADIFVASFEISFEEQLSMLDSVDVKVRLSKATELVDRHLQSIRVAEKITKKVEGQLSKSQKEYLLRQQMRAIKEELGDNDDEDDDVAGLEKKMQAAGMPPNVWKHAQRELRRLKKMQPQQPGYNSSRVYLELLADLPWQATSEEVELDLKAAKERLDSDHYGLEKVKQRIIEYLAVRKLKPDARGPVLCFVGPPGVGKTSLASSIAAALGRKFVRISLGGVKDEADIRGHRRTYIGSMPGRLIDGLKKVAVCNPVMLLDEIDKTGSDVRGDPASALLEVLDPEQNKSFNDHYLNVPFDLSKVIFVATANRAQPIPPPLLDRMEVIELPGYTPEEKLKIAMRHLIPRVLTQHGLNSDFLKVPEAMVKLIIQRYTREAGVRNLERNIASLARAAAVRVAEQEHTMVPLNKDVHQISSPLLESRLAEGGSEVEMEVLPMGVNNHEISSGFRVMSPLIVDEEMLEKVLGPPKFDDKEAAERVSTPGVCVGLVWTSFGGEVQFVEATSMVGKGDLHLTGQLGDVIKESAQIALTWVRARAAELNLASAEESNNLLEGRDVHIHFPAGAVPKDGPSAGVTLVTSLVSLFSRRRVRSDTAMTGEMTLRGLVLPVGGVKDKVLAAHRNGLKRVILPERNFKDLAEVPAAVLGSMEILLAKRMEDVLEHAFEGGCPWRHHSKL; translated from the exons ATGGCGGATTCGGTGGAGCTTCCTAATCGAATTGGAATTCTTCCATTTAGAAACAAAGTTTTGTTACCTGGTGCAATTATTCGAATTCGATGCACATCTCCGAGCAG TGTGAAATTGGTGGAACAAGAATTGTGGCAGAGGGAAGAGAAGGGTATCATTGGTATTTTGCCAGTTCGAGATGCTGCAGAGACGATTTCAGTGGGTTCCATGTTAACACAAGG TTCAGGGACAAATTTAGGAGATAGAAGCTTAAAAGCTCAAATTGGCTTGTCAGACTCTCACAAGATTGATGGAAAAAGTCAACAAGAACCTATTCATTGGCATACAAG GGGTGTTGCAGCTCGTGCATTACATTTGTCAAGAGGAGTTGAGAAACCAAGTGGGAGGGTGACATACACAGTTGTTCTTGAAGGTTTATGCAGATTTAGTGTCCAGGAGCTTAATACAAAGGGGGCATATTCTACTGCGCGTATATCACCTCTTGATATGACAAAAGCTG AGATGGAGCGTGTTGAACAAGACCCTGATTTCATAACATTGTCTCGTCAATTTAAAGTAACTGCCATGGAGCTTATTTCTGTTCTTGAGCAG AAACAAAAAACTGGAGGGAGGACCAAAATACTTCTGGAAACGGTCCCACTGGACAAACTGGCAGACATATTTGTTGCTAGCTTTGAGATTAGTTTTGAAGAACAGCTTTCGATGTTGGATTCTGTTGATGTTAAAGTTAGGCTTTCAAAAGCCACAGAACTAGTTGATAGACATTTGCAG TCGATACGTGTGGCAGAGAAGATAACCAAAAAGGTTGAAGGACAGCTGTCCAAGTCACAAAAAGAGTATCTTCTTCGTCAACAG ATGAGGGCTATTAAAGAAGAACttggtgataatgatgatgaagatgatgatgtagcTGGACTTGAAAAAAAAATGCAAGCAGCTGGGATGCCTCCAAATGTCTGGAAACATGCACAGAGAGAATTAAG GAGACTGAAGAAAATGCAACCTCAACAACCTGGATATAACAGTTCTCGTGTTTACCTTGAGCTTCTTGCTGATCTGCCATGGCAGGCAACTAGTGAAGAAGTAGAGTTAGACTTAAAAGCTGCAAAAGAGCGTCTCGACAGTGACCATTACGGTTTAGAAAAAGTCAAACAAAGAATTATTGAATATTTAGCTGTTCGCAAG CTGAAGCCAGATGCAAGAGGGCCCGTCTTATGCTTTGTGGGCCCACCAGGAGTTGGAAAAACATCGTTGGCATCATCGATCGCTGCTGCTTTGGGCCGAAAGTTTGTACGCATATCACTTGGTGGCGTTAAAGATGAGGCTGATATTAGAGGGCATAGAAGGACTTACATTGGAAGCATGCCGGGCCGACTCATTGATGGACTAAAA aaagtTGCGGTTTGCAATCCCGTTATGTTACTGGATGAGATTGATAAAACAGGATCTGATGTACGTGGTGATCCTGCTTCAGCGCTATTGGAGGTTCTCGACCCTGaacaaaataaaagttttaatgatca CTATTTAAATGTTCCTTTTGACTTGTCAAAAGTGATTTTCGTGGCTACCGCTAATAGAGCACAGCCAATTCCTCCACCACTATTAGACAGGATGGAAGTCATCGAGCTTCCCGGATACACCCCTGAAGAAAAACTTAAAATAGCAATGCGCCACCTCATCCCACGCGTGCTGACTCAGCATGGATTAAATTCTGATTTCCTCAAAGTTCCCGAG GCGATGGTGAAGCTTATAATTCAAAGATACACTAGAGAAGCTGGTGTGAGGAACCTTGAGAGAAACATTGCATCGTTGGCTCGTGCAGCAGCAGTTCGAGTAGCAGAACAAGAGCATACGATGGTCCCACTTAATAAAGATGTTCACCAGATTTCGTCACCGTTGCTCGAGAGTAGGCTTGCTGAAGGTGGATCCGAAGTGGAAATGGAAGTTTTACCAATGGGTGTTAATAATCATGAAATATCAAGTGGATTTAGGGTTATGTCACCGTTAATTGTGGATGAAGAAATGCTTGAAAAAGTACTAGGG CCtccaaagtttgatgataaagaagccgCAGAGAGAGTTTCGACACCCGGGGTTTGTGTTGGGCTAGTTTGGACCTCCTTTGGTGGAGAAGTTCAGTTCGTCGAAGCTACATCAATGGTGGGTAAGGGTGATCTGCACCTTACGGGTCAACTGGGTGATGTCATCAAAGAATCAGCACAAATAGCATTGACTTGG GTAAGAGCTAGGGCAGCGGAGCTTAATTTGGCGTCTGCAGAAGAAAGTAATAATCTACTTGAAGGACGGGATGTTCATATACATTTCCCTGCGGGTGCGGTTCCCAAAGATGGACCGTCGGCTGGTGTGACACTTGTCACCTCGCTCGTTTCACTCTTTAGTCGTAGACGGGTGAGATCAGATACAGCAATGACAGGCGAGATGACTTTGCGGGGCCTAGTTTTACCTGTAGGTGGAGTCAAAGATAAG GTATTGGCTGCACATCGTAATGGGCTTAAGAGAGTAATTCTGCCCGAGAGAAATTTTAAAGACTTGGCTGAAGTGCCTGCAGCTGTTCTTGGAAGTATGGAg ATACTACTGGCAAAGAGAATGGAAGATGTACTTGAACATGCTTTTGAAGGTGGCTGCCCATGGAGACACCACTCAAAATTATGA